Within Claveliimonas bilis, the genomic segment CGGGCTTGGAGACTGGGTCGCCAATACAGACCGGCTGCCGGAAGGGATCCGGGGACTTGCACAGAAGATAGAGGACATGGGAATGAAGTTCGGATTGTGGTTTGAGCCGGAAATGGTAAACAAGGATTCCGACCTTTTCCGTGCCCATCCGGACTGGATCCTTCAGGCTCCGGGACGGAAATCCTGCCACGGGCGCTACCAGTATGTATTGGATTTTTCCAGAAAAGAAGTGGTGGACTGTATTTACGAAATGATGGATAAGATCCTGTCCGGGGCAAAAGTTTCTTATATAAAATGGGATATGAACCGGAGTATTACAGAATGCTGGTCGTCAGCTCTTCCGCCGGACAGACAGGGAGAAGTGTTCCATCGTTATATTCTTGGCGTATATGATCTCTATGAAAGACTGACTTCCAAATTCCCTCATATTTTATTTGAGTCCTGCGCAAGCGGCGGCGCCAGGTTTGATCCGGGAATGCTTTACTATGCTCCCCAGGCGTGGACCAGTGATGATACGGATGCGGCGGAACGGCTGAAAATCCAGTATGGAACCTCCTACTGCTATCCGGTGAGCAGTATGGGAAGCCATGTTTCGACGGCGCCGAACCATCAAACAGGCAGAAACACCCCTCTTCATACAAGGGCGAATGTGGCCTGCTTCGGTACGTTTGGATATGAACTGGATTTAAACACATTGACAGGGAAGGAGCAGGAGGAAGTAAAAGAGCAGATCGCCTTTATGAAACAGTACCGGCATCTTCTGCAGTTCGGAACATTTTACCGTTTGTCCAGTCCTTTTGAAGAGAATGTGACTGCCTGGATGGTAGTCAGCGATGATAAGAAAGAGGCAATTGTGGGATGGTACCGTGTGCTGAGCGGAGCAAATCTGCCGTTTGGAAGGCTGCGTCTTAAGGGGCTGGAGGAAGGAACGGAATATAAAGTTACAAAACGGAGGATCCGCGAGAAAGGGCAGGGAACCTATTATGGCGATGAACTGATGTATGCCGGACTTGTAACTACAGACGGCGCTTCCGGTGAAACTTCCCTGGAAGAAGAAAAGACCTATGATTTCGATTCCAGTCTGTTCATTCTCAAGGCAGAGGATGAAAAGGAATAAGAAAAGAAAAAACAGGGCGGAGAAATTTAATTTTCTTCGCCCTGATGTTCGTATCTCCATGCTCTTGGAGAGACTCCGTAAGTATTTTTAAATGCTCTTGAGAAGTGGAGCTGATTTGAGTATCCGACGGCATTTCCGATATCTCCGATAGACAGGGAGGTGAGTTTCAAAAGCTCGCCGGCCTTGGACATGCGGTAGGAGATCAAAAATTCCTGGGGAGATTTTCCTACGGTATCATGAAAGATTTTCCCGAAATAGCTGCGGTTCAGTCCGCAGAATGCGGCGATATCTTCCACAGAAATATCATTTTGGAAATTTTGCTCAATAAAACTTAAAGCTTCCTTAATATAGAAATCTCTCATTCGATTTCCCTGCTTTACAATCGGAGAGGAATGAGAGCGCGTCAGGTAGTCCAGAAACAGAAATAAATGCCCGATCAGATGAAAAGGAGATTCC encodes:
- a CDS encoding AraC family transcriptional regulator — protein: MSNVLFSIFPSENFIDLGLYQYGWEQCDPAHSFGPAARTHYLFHYVISGTGTLIAQNSKKESVEYHVKSGQGFMIFPHQICTYTADPDLPWEYAWIEFDGLKAKEIMEMAGISQDSPIYKPRYKDISQQMVNEMLYITQHSQESPFHLIGHLFLFLDYLTRSHSSPIVKQGNRMRDFYIKEALSFIEQNFQNDISVEDIAAFCGLNRSYFGKIFHDTVGKSPQEFLISYRMSKAGELLKLTSLSIGDIGNAVGYSNQLHFSRAFKNTYGVSPRAWRYEHQGEEN